The Streptomyces sp. NBC_01276 genome contains the following window.
GCCCTGAGCTTCGGAGCGGGAACCTTCGGGGGCCGGGGGCCGCTCTTCGGCGCGTGGGGCACGACGGACGCGCGGGAGGCCCGCCGCCTCGTGGACATCTGCCTGGAGGCGGGCATCACCCTGTTCGACACGGCCGACGTCTACTCCGCGGGCGCCTCCGAGGAGGTGCTCGGCCGGGCGGTCAAGGGCCGCCGGGACCGGGTGCTGCTGTCCACCAAGGCCGGACTGCCCATGGGCGACGGCCCCGGGGACGCCGGCACCTCCGGCCCCCGCCTGGTCCGCGCGACCGAGGACGCCCTGCGCCGCCTCGACACCGACCACATCGACCTCTTCCAGCTGCACGCCTTCGACGCCGCCACCCCCGTCGAGGAGGTGCTCTCCGCCCTGGACGGGCTCGTGCGGGCCGGGAAGATCCGCCACGTCGGCGTCTCCAACTTCGCGGGCTGGCAGCTGATGAAGTCCCTCGCGGCCGCCGAGCGGCACGGATTCCCCCGCTACGCCGCCCACCAGGTCTACTACTCCCTCGTCGGCCGCGACTACGAGTGGGAGCTGATGCCCCTCGGCCACGATCAGGGCGTCGGCGCGATGGTGTGGAGCCCCCTCGGCTGGGGCCGGCTCACCGGCAGGCTGCGCCGCGGCCTCCCGCTGCCGGAAGGCAGCCGCCTCCACCGGACCGCCGACTACGGCCCGCCGGTCGAGGACGAGCACCTCTACGACGTGGTCGACGCCCTCGACGGCATCGCGGAGGAGACCGGCCGGACGATCCCGCAGGTGGCCATCAACTGGCTGCTGCGCCGGCCCACCGTCTCCTCCGTCATCGTGGGCGCCCGCAACGAGGAGCAGCTCCGCCAGAACATCGGCGCCGTCGGCTGGGAGCTGACGCCGGACCAGGTGGCCCGGCTCGACGCCGCGAGCCACCGTCCGGCCCCGTACCCGTACTACCCCTACGAGCGCCAGGAGGGCTTCGCCCGCCTCAACCCGTCGCTGGTCAAGGGGAACTGACCCGCCCGGCCCCGACCCGGCCCGGTTTCGGCCCCGGGTGGCCGGCTCAGCCGCCCAGGACCGGCCCCAGGTCGATCCGCGCGAGGCGCTCGGGGTCGGTGAGGATGTCCAGCGCGGTGATCACGCCGCCCCGGACGGTGAACGACATGACCGAGAGCGGGGTGCCGTCCGCGGCCACCGCCACCACGCCCGGTGTTCCGTTGACCAGTGCGGGGTGCGCGGCTTCGGCGAACCGGGCGAACAGGATGGCCTGCGAGGCCACGTTCACCGCACCCCGGCGCAGCACTCCCGGCCGCAGCGTGCCGCCGTCGGACCGGGCCACGACGTCCGGGTCGAGCAGGGCCACCAGGGCGTCGAGGTCCCCGCCGCGCGCGGCGGCGAGGAAGGCGTCGACGACCTCCCGGCGGCGGGCGAGGTCCGTGTCGGGGGCCGGGGCCGCGCCCTGGACGCGGCGCCGGGCCCGGCTGGCGAGCTGGCGCGTGCCGGCCGCGGTCCGGCCGAGGACGGGCGCGATCTCCTCGAAGGGCACCCCGAACAGGTCGTGCAGGACGAAGGCCAGCCGTTCGGCGGGCGCGAGGGTCTCCAGTACGACCATCAGGGCGAGGCCGACCGAGTCCGCGACGAGCACCTCCTGCTCGGGATCGACCCGGTCGGGACCGCTGACCACCGGGTCGGGCAGCCGGACGGGGCCGTTCCCGTCTTCCAGCGGCTGCTCGCGGCGGGTGGCGCGGGCCCGCAGCATGTCCAGGCAGACCCGCCCGGTCACCGTGGTGAGCCAGCCGCCCAGGTTGGCCACGGCGCCGACGTCGGAGCGGTTCAGCTTGAGCCAGGTCTCCTGCACGGCGTCCTCGGCGTCGCCCAGCGAGCCCAGCATCCGGTAGGCCACCGCCCGCAGGTGCGCCCGGTGCGCGTCGAACCGCTCGGCCAGAAGGTCGTTCCCGTTCATCTGCCCCATCCCCGTGCCGCGTTCCTCCACTGCCTGGAGGACCGTAACCGCCACGGCGGGCGGGCGGCGTAAAAGGGCTCCGCGGGTGGACGCGGACCGTGACGGTGCGGATGCAGAAGGTGGTGGATGCGTTTATTTTGACACCTGTGGTCATAGGTCGTGACTGCGTTGATCTGCCCCCTTTGAGGAAGGCCTCACCCATGAAGCGTTTCCCCGTGATCGGCGCGCTCTGCGTTACCGCGGCGTTCGGCCTCGCGGCCTGTTCCGACAACAGCAGCTCGCCGGCCGAGGAGGCCAGCCAGGCCTCCGCGGACCTCTGCACCGACCTGAACGCCCTCAAGGCCGACAACGCCAAGCTGAAGGCCCTGAACCCCGCCGTGTCGACCAAGGACCAGGTCCAGAGCGCCATCGACGCGGTGCAGAAGGACTGGGAAAACGTCAAGAGCAACACGCAGAAGATGAAGCAGTCGGAGCAGGAGGCCGTGAAGTCGGCCGCCGAGGGCCTCAAGAAGGGCTACCAGGACCTGCCCGGGGACACCACCGGCAAGGACGCGCTCACTCAGCTCCAGCCGCAGATCCAGAACCTCGACCAGGCGGTGGCGGCCGCCTCGACCCGGCTCAAGTGCTGACCCGGTGACACCCGCCCGCCCGGTGGGGCCCCCGTTTCCGGGGAGGCCCCACCGGGCGGTGGCGCGTCGGCGAAATGCGTGACATCTCCGATTTCGCCGCGGTTCTCGGGCATGGTGGTGCTCCCGTGCCCCATGAGGAGTCCTCCGTGCCCGAACCGGAAGCCGGGCCCCGGCTGTTCGCCATCCCCGGCTGGATGCGCAAGCACACCCCGGTGCTGACCCGGCTGATCGAGCAGCTCGCCGCCGTCAGGGTGCTGGACTGCGCCACCCGGCTGGCCGCACAGGCCTTCCTCGGCGGGCTGCCCGCCCTCTTCGTCATCGGCACCGTCGGTCCGGACTGGATGCAGGACCAGCTGACCCACTCCCTCCGCGCGGCCATGGGCCTCCAGGACGCCGCCCTGGACCAGGTCCTCTCGGTCTACTCCGCCAAGGACCCCACCACCGCCACGACCACCGGCGCCGTGGGCATCATCGTGACGCTGGCATCGGCCACCGCCTGCAGCCGCGCCCTCCAGCGGACCTGCGAGCGCTCCTGGCACCTGCCCAAGGCCAAGGCCGCCGTGGCGGCCTGGCGCTGGATCGCCTGGCTCACCGTCTGGCTCGCCGCGCTGCTGTTCCAGGGGCCGTTGCAGAACGCCTTCGGCACCGGCGCGGTCACCGGTTTCGCCCTGGCGGTGGTGAGCGGCACGCTGCTGTGGTGGTGGACCCAGCACCTGCTGCTCGGAGCCCGGATCCCGTGGCTGCCGCTGCTACCCGGGGCCCTGCTGGCGGGGGTGGGGGAACAGGTGCTGACCCTGGCGTCGCGGGTCTACATGCCCCGCACCCTGAACCGCAGCATGCAGGAGTTCGGCGCCCTGGGGTCGGTCTTCGTCGTGCTGTCCTGGCTGATCACGCTGTTCGTCGTGATCACCCTCGCCATCGCCGTCGGCTACGTGGCCGCGCACGAGCCCCCGCTCGCCCGCTGGCTGCGCACCCCGCCGCGGCCGGCCCCGACGAAGGCGTCGGGGCCGGCCGCGGCGTGACGGCGTACGGCTACCGGTCCCCGTGCCCGGGGCTCCCGGTACCGGGTTCCCGGCCGCCGGCCCCCGCCCCGTTCCCGGCGCGGCCGCCCGCCGCGAGCAGCGCGAGGACGGCGAGGGCGACCAGCAGGATGAGCACCAGCAGCAGGACCGTGAGCACCGTCGGGTGGTTCCACAGCGCGAACACCAGCGCCAGCACGATCAGCACGCCCACCGTGAGCGGGCGCCGCCGGGCTTCCACCCAGCCGCCCGCGCCGCCCGCCGTCACCCCGTGGGCGGCGCCCCAGCGCACGGTGGAGTCGGCCCGGCGCTCGGCGCCGCCGCGGACGGCCCGCGGCAGCCGGCCGGCGCCGGACAGGTAGGCGCCGAGCGCGATGACGATCCCGAGGACGAGCGCGGTCCGCAGGCTGACCCGCAGGAACCGCACCAGCGTGTCGAAGATCGCCGCGGCGGCGTCCCGGGACTGGACCTGCTCCGGGAGGTGGTCGAGGTAGTAGCGGCGGGCGATGACCA
Protein-coding sequences here:
- a CDS encoding aldo/keto reductase, translated to MEYRQLGTSGLKVPALSFGAGTFGGRGPLFGAWGTTDAREARRLVDICLEAGITLFDTADVYSAGASEEVLGRAVKGRRDRVLLSTKAGLPMGDGPGDAGTSGPRLVRATEDALRRLDTDHIDLFQLHAFDAATPVEEVLSALDGLVRAGKIRHVGVSNFAGWQLMKSLAAAERHGFPRYAAHQVYYSLVGRDYEWELMPLGHDQGVGAMVWSPLGWGRLTGRLRRGLPLPEGSRLHRTADYGPPVEDEHLYDVVDALDGIAEETGRTIPQVAINWLLRRPTVSSVIVGARNEEQLRQNIGAVGWELTPDQVARLDAASHRPAPYPYYPYERQEGFARLNPSLVKGN
- a CDS encoding sigma-70 family RNA polymerase sigma factor; this encodes MNGNDLLAERFDAHRAHLRAVAYRMLGSLGDAEDAVQETWLKLNRSDVGAVANLGGWLTTVTGRVCLDMLRARATRREQPLEDGNGPVRLPDPVVSGPDRVDPEQEVLVADSVGLALMVVLETLAPAERLAFVLHDLFGVPFEEIAPVLGRTAAGTRQLASRARRRVQGAAPAPDTDLARRREVVDAFLAAARGGDLDALVALLDPDVVARSDGGTLRPGVLRRGAVNVASQAILFARFAEAAHPALVNGTPGVVAVAADGTPLSVMSFTVRGGVITALDILTDPERLARIDLGPVLGG
- a CDS encoding YhjD/YihY/BrkB family envelope integrity protein; the encoded protein is MPEPEAGPRLFAIPGWMRKHTPVLTRLIEQLAAVRVLDCATRLAAQAFLGGLPALFVIGTVGPDWMQDQLTHSLRAAMGLQDAALDQVLSVYSAKDPTTATTTGAVGIIVTLASATACSRALQRTCERSWHLPKAKAAVAAWRWIAWLTVWLAALLFQGPLQNAFGTGAVTGFALAVVSGTLLWWWTQHLLLGARIPWLPLLPGALLAGVGEQVLTLASRVYMPRTLNRSMQEFGALGSVFVVLSWLITLFVVITLAIAVGYVAAHEPPLARWLRTPPRPAPTKASGPAAA